One Trichosurus vulpecula isolate mTriVul1 chromosome 7, mTriVul1.pri, whole genome shotgun sequence genomic region harbors:
- the CLCN2 gene encoding chloride channel protein 2 isoform X4: MAAAVQEGMEPRALQYEQTLMYGRYTQDLSSFAKEEAARIRLGSAEHWKGPPSPRAPPELLEYGQSRCARCRICSVRCHKFLISRVGEDWIFLVLLGLLMALVSWAMDYAIAACLQAQQWMSRGLDTSLLLQYLAWVTYPVVLITFSAGFTQILAPQAVGSGIPEMKTILRGVVLKEYLTLKTFVAKVIGLTCALGSGMPLGKEGPFVHIASMCAALLSKFLSLFGGIYENESRNTEMLAAACAVGVGCCFAAPIGGVLFSIEVTSTFFAVRNYWRGFFAATFSAFIFRVLAVWNRDEETITALFKTRFRLDFPFDLQELPAFAVIGIASGFGGALFVYLNRKIVQVMRKQKTINRFLMKKRLLFPALVTLLISTLTFPPGFGQFMAGQLSQKETLVTLFDNRTWVRQGIVEDLEMPSTSQAWSPPRANVFLTLVIFILMKFWMSALATTIPVPCGAFMPVFVIGAAFGRLVGESMAAWFPDGIHTDSSTYRIVPGGYAVVGAAALSGAVTHTVSTAVIVFELTGQIAHILPVMIAVILANAVAQSLQPSLYDSIIRIKKLPYLPELGWGRHQQYRVRVEDIMVRDVPHVALSSTFRDLRMALHRTKGRTLALVESAESMILLGSMERSQVVALLSAQLSPARRRQYQRDQRAAQASPPPEQEDSHGPETGVRFQVSSEESGLPPPRGPPRKPLKPALKRGSSNATSPGAESPSGVHESAGIALRSLFCASPPAEGSSELEKSEPCEKRKLKRVRISVASDSDLDLEMTAAEILEWEEQQLDEPVNFSDCKIDPAPFQLVERTSLHKEETEAQR; the protein is encoded by the exons ATGGCGGCGGCGGTACAGGAAGGGATGGAGCCCCGGGCTCTCCAGTACGAGCAGACCCTG atGTATGGCCGATACACCCAAGACCTCAGCAGCTTTGCCAAGGAGGAGGCTGCCCGGATCCGACTGGGGAGTGCTGAGCACTGGAAGGGGCCTCCTTCTCCCCGAGCACCCCCAGAGCTCCTGGAATATGGACAGAGCCGCTGTGCCCGATGCCGCA TCTGCTCTGTCCGCTGTCATAAGTTCCTGATCTCAAGGGTTGGTGAAGACTGGATCTTCCTGGTATTGCTGGGGCTGCTCATGGCGCTGGTCAGCTGGGCTATGGACTATGCTATTGCTGCCTGTCTGCAGG CCCAGCAGTGGATGTCCCGAGGCTTGGACACCAGCCTCCTGCTGCAGTATCTGGCCTGGGTCACCTACCCTGTGGTCCTCATCACCTTCTCAGCTGGATTTACCCAGATCCTGGCCCCTCAAGCTGTTG gCTCTGGGATCCCAGAGATGAAGACAATTCTACGGGGTGTTGTACTGAAGGAATATCTCACACTCAAGACCTTTGTCGCCAAGGTCATCGGGCTGACTTGTGCCTTGGGAAGCGGGATGCCCCTTGGCAAGGAG ggCCCATTTGTGCATATTGCCAGCATGTGTGCAGCACTCCTCAGCAAGTTCCTCTCCCTCTTTGGGGGCATCTATGAG AATGAGTCTCGCAATACAGAGATGCTGGCGGCAGCCTGTGCTGTGGGAGTTGGCTGCTGTTTTGCTGCCCCCATTGGAG gaGTCCTGTTCAGTATTGAGGTCACCTCCACCTTCTTTGCTGTCCGTAACTACTGGCGGGGCTTCTTTGCCGCCACCTTCAGTGCATTCATCTTCCGGGTTCTGGCGGTCTGGAATCGGGATGAAG agACCATCACCGCCCTCTTCAAAACTCGATTTCGCCTTGACTTCCCTTTTGACCTACAGGAGCTTCCAGCCTTTGCTGTCATCGG AATTGCAAGTGGCTTTGGGGGGGCCTTGTTTGTCTACTTGAACCGCAAGATCGTCCAGGTGATGCGAAAGCAAAAAACCATCAACCGCTTCCTCATGAAGAA ACGCCTGCTCTTCCCAGCCCTGGTGACCCTGCTCATCTCCACCCTGACTTTCCCACCCGGCTTTGGCCAGTTCATGGCTGGACAG CTCTCACAGAAGGAGACTTTGGTCACTTTATTCGACAACCGGACCTGGGTGCGCCAGGGCATCGTAGAGGACCTGGAGATGCCTAGCACTTCCCAGGCCTGGAGCCCTCCACGTGCCAACGTCTTCCTCACCCTCGTCATCTTCATCCTCATGAAG TTCTGGATGTCAGCTCTGGCCACCACTATCCCTGTGCCCTGTGGAGCCTTCATGCCCGTCTTTGTGATCG GAGCAGCATTTGGGCGTCTGGTCGGGGAGAGCATGGCCGCTTGGTTCCCTGATGGGATTCACACAGACAGCAGCACCTATCGGATAGTGCCCGGGGGCTACGCTGTGGTCG GTGCGGCAGCATTGTCGGGGGCAGTGACCCACACCGTCTCCACAGCAGTGATCGTATTTGAGCTGACAGGCCAGATCGCGCACATCCTGCCTGTCATGATCGCCGTGATCCTGGCCAACGCCGTGGCCCAGAGCCTGCAGCCCTCCCTCTACGACAGCATTATCCGTATCAAGAAGCTGCCCTATCTGCCTGAGCTGGGCTGGGGCAGGCACCA GCAGTACCGGGTGCGGGTCGAGGACATCATGGTACGGGACGTACCCCACGTCGCCCTGAGCAGCACCTTCCGGGACCTTCGCATGGCATTACACCGTACCAAGGGCCGGACCCTGGCACTAGTGGAGTCCGCAG AGTCAATGATCCTGTTGGGCTCCATGGAGCGCTCCCAAGTGGTGGCACTCCTCAGTGCCCAGCTCAGCCCTGCTCGGCGCAGGCAGTACCAGCGGGACCAGAGGGCTGCCCAGGCCTCTCCACCTCCAGAACAGGAGGACTCCCACGGCCCAGAGACAGGTGTCCGCTTTCAG GTGAGCTCGGAGGAATCAGGTCTCCCTCCTCCCCGGGGGCCACCACGAAAGCCACTGAAGCCTGCCCTCAAACGAGGGTCCAGCAATGCCACGAGCCCTGGGGCGGAAAGCCCTTCTG GGGTCCATGAGTCAGCTGGTATCGCCCTCAGGAGTCTCTTCTGCGCCAGCCCCCCAGCAGAGGGGAGCTCGGAG TTGGAAAAGTCGGAACCATGCGAAAAACGCAAGCTGAAGAGGGTCCGCATCTCCGTGGCG agtGACTCGGACCTGGACCTGGAGATGACCGCAGCAGAG attCTGGAATGGGAGGAGCAGCAGCTAGACGAGCCCGTGAATTTTAGTGACTGCAAGAttgaccctgcccctttccaGCTTGTTGAGAGGACGTCTTTGCACAAG